One Pseudomonas sp. B21_DOA genomic window, TGAACGCCAGCACGCCGCTGCCGTCGCGGATCTGCCCGACGAAACGCTGGGCCAGATTGATCGGCGCCACCGCGTTGGTGAAAAACAGTTGCCCGACCTCGGCCAATGTCGCGCCGCCCGGCGTCTGCACGTCCGGTCCTTTGACCCCAGCGTTGACGAACAACAGGTCGAAGGTTTCGCCCTTGAGCTTCTGGCTGAGGGCGATCACTGCTTGCTGATCGTCCATATCGAGCTTCTCGATGCGCACGTCACCCAGCGCTTGCAGCGCCTCGGCCTTCTGCGGATTGCGCACCGTCGCGGTCACTTGCCAGCCATCGCCCAGCAGGGTCTTCACCAGACCGAGGCCCAAGCCGCGGGAGGCGCCGATGATCAGTGCGTTTTTTGCCTGAGACATGATGGGTTTCCTTGAAAGTCAGCATTCAGGATTCAATGGACACGCCTGACCGCGCCACAGTTGCAGCGCTTGGCGAAAACAGGCTTTGACCCCGGAGCATACTCCAGGCTTCTTGAGTTTCTCGAGGGTGTTTGATCAGAAACAGTTGTGGGGCGTGATTCAAGTGTTGCCTGTGCGGACGCTTTCGCGAGCAGGCTCGCTCCCACATTTGCCCGCGTTCACTCAGATCCCTGTGGGAGCGAGCCTGCTCGCGAAGAGGCCCGCTCTGACAACGATCAGTGTCCCGATTGCCACGGTTGCCCCAACGAAACCGGCGCATACAACCGCGTACGCACGGCATCGCGGGACAGCATCACCAGCACCACAATTGTCGCCACATAGGGCAGCATCGCCAGCAGGCTCGAAGGAATCGCCAGTCCCAATCCCTGTGCCACCAAGTGCAGGATGCTGGCGAGGCCGAACAGGTACGCCCCAAGCAACAACCGCCACACCCGCCAACTGGCGAACACCACCAGCGCCAGGGCGATCCAGCCGCGGCCAGCGGTCATGTTTTCCGCCCACATCGGCGTGTAGGCCAGCGACAGATACGCCCCGGCCAACCCGGCCATCGCTCCGCCAAACAGCACCGCCAGGGTGCGCACGGTCAGCACTGGCAAGCCCATCGCGCTGGCCGCATCCGGGTTTTCACCGACCGCTTGGATGATCAGGCCGACACGACTTTTGATGATCACCCACGCCACCAGCGCAAACAGCGCGAACGACAGATACACCAGCAGATCCTGGGCAAACAGCATCCGCCCGATCAGCGGGATCTCACTCAGATACGGAATCGCCAGAGGCTCGAAACCCGCCAGCGGCTTACCCACCCAGGCCGCGCCGACAAATGTCGACAGGCCCACGCCGAAGATCGTCAGGGCCAAACCGGTGGCGACCTGATTGGCGTTGAACACCAGTGCGACCAGGGCAAACAGTGACGACAACAACATCCCGGCCAACATCGCCAGCAGCACACCCAGCCACAGGTTGCCGCTGTTCAGCGCGACGATAAAACCGATCACCGCACCGAACAGCATCATGCCTTCCTGGCCGAGATTGAGGACGCCGCTTTTCTCGCAGATCAACTCACCCAATGCCACCAGCAGCAGCGGCGTGCCGCAGCGGACCATGGCATAGAAAATATTGCTCAACAGATCGATATCCATCACAGCGCTCCGGCGGTTACGGCAGGGGTCGAGGCGCGCCGGGTCCAGCGCAGTTTCAGACGTGGCCGATAGAGAATCAGCACGTCACAGGCGAGCAGGAAAAACAGCATCATGCCCTGGAACAATTGGGTGATCGCTTGCGGCAGATTGAGCGACATCTGCGCGCTCTCGCCGCCGATGTACAGCAGCGCCATGAGCAGGCTCGAGAACAGAATGCCGAGCGGATTCAACCGTCCGAGAAACGCCACGGTGATCGCCGCGTAGCCATAGCCCGGCGACACTTGGGGCACCAATTGGCCGATCGGCCCGGTCACTTCGCAGACCCCGGCGAGCCCGGCCAGACCACCGCTGATCAACAGCGCCAGCCAGATCAGGCGCTTCTCGCGAAAGCCGACAAAACCTGCCGCACGCTTGTCCAGCCCGAGCACTTTGATCTGGAAACCGATAAAGCTTTTCTGCAACAACACCCACACCGCGACCAGCGCGAGCAGGGCGAAATACACGCCGGCATGCACGCGGCCGTCCTCCAGCAGCAGTGCCAACCGACTGGCGTCGCCGAACATCGCCGACTCGGGGAAATTGAAGCCCGCTGGATCCTTCAACGGCCCGTGCACGCAGAACAGCAGCAAGTTCAGCGCGATGTAGTTGAGCATGATGCTGGTAAGGATTTCATTGGCATTGAAGCGCGTGCGCAGCCATGCGGTGAGCCCGGCCCATGCGGCGCCGGCCAGCGTGCCGGTCAGCAGAATCAGCACCAGCGCCCAGCGACTTTGCATGTCGATAACGTTCACTGCCAGAGCACTGCCGGCCAAGGCGCCAAGTAGAAGTTGGCCTTCGGCGCCGATGTTCCAGATCCGCGCCTGATAGGCCACGGCCAGGCCGAGTGCGCAGAGCAGAATCGGCAGCGCCTTGACCAGCAATTCAGACACGCCATACAAATCGCTGACCGGTGCGATCAGCAGTGTGTGCAAGGTTTGCAGTGGGTCGTGGCCCAGCGCGATGAACAACAGCGAGCCGCAGACGAGGGTCAGGGCCGCCGCCAATAATGGCGAGCACCACAACATCAGGCGCGATTGCTGGCCACGGGGTTCGAGAGAAAGCAGCATGGTTGGAACTCCGTTAAACCGAGGCGGCGCGAGGTGAGTGATCGAACTGGCCGGCCATCCACGCGCCGACATCGCTCAGTTGTGTAGCGCCGGTGTCTTGCAGCGCCGAGAGACGCCCGCCGCACAGCGCGCCGAGGCGATCGCTGATCTGGAACAATTCATCGAGGTCTTCGGAAATCACCAGAATCGCCGCGCCGGCATCGCGCAGGGCAATCAGCGCACGGTGAATGGTCGCGGCGGCGCCGACGTCGACGCCCCAGGTCGGGTGCGCGGCGATCAGCAGTTTCGGTTGCTGAAGAATTTCCCGGCCGAGGATGAATTTCTGCAAGTTGCCGCCGGACAGGCTGCGCGCAGCCGTTTGCGTGTCCCAGGTCTTCACGCCGAAACGCTGGATGATCTGCTGCGCGAGGGCTTCGACTTTGCTTCGTTGAATCAACCCGTGGCTCACCAGTCCTTGCTGGAAAGCACTGAGCAGGGCGTTATCGGCCAGACTTAACTCCGGCACCGCGCCGTGGCCAAGGCGTTCGGCCGGCACGAAGGCCAGACCAAGTTTGCGCCGCGCATCCGGGCGCAGGTCAGCGACGTTTCTATCTGCGAAGCGCAGGGTCGCCGCTTGCGCACGAGGCAAGGGCTGTTCGCCGCTGAGCAGGGCGAGCAATTCATCCTGACCATTGCCCGCGACCCCGGCGATGCCGACGATTTCACCGCTGCGCACTTGCAGGTCGATGTCGGTCAGCGAGCAACCAAACGGATCCGGGTTGTGCCAACTCAAACCCTGCACCTGCAGAAACGCCGCGCCACCGCTGACCTTCGGATACTCGCCAATTAAAGCCGCCGCTTCACCGACCATCATTTGCGCCAGTTGCTGGTCCGAACATTCGGCGGGCTCGCAATGCCCGGCAACCCGGCCGCCGCGCAGCACCGTGGCGCTATGGCACAAGGCGCGTACTTCACCGAGCTTGTGGCTGATAAACAGAATGCTGCAGCCCTCATCGGCGAGGCGACGCAGGGTGATGAACAATTCGTCCGCCTCTTGCGGCGTCAGTACTGAGGTCGGCTCATCGAGAATCAGCAGGCGGATGTCCTGCATCAGGCAACGGACGATTTCCACCCGCTGGCGCTCGCCGATCGACAGGCTGTGGACAAGTCGCTCCGGTTCCAGCGCCATGCCATAACGCCGCGATACTTCGCGAATCTTTGGCTCCAATTGCTTCGGCGTGCCGGCCGCCGCGCCCATCGCCAGGGCAATGTTCTGCGCCACGCTGAGGGTTTCGAACAGCGAGAAATGCTGGAACACCATGCCAATGCCCAACTGCCGCGCCTGCGCCGGATTGCGCATTTGCACGCGCTGCCCCTCCCAGAGCATTTCACCGCTGTCGCACTGGGTGACCCCGTAAATGATCTTCATCAACGTACTTTTGCCCGCGCCGTTTTCACCGAGCAGGGCATGGATCTCACCCGGCGCGATGCTCAGGTCGATGGCGTCGTTGGCCAGACAACCGGGGTAGCGTTTGCTGATCTGGCGCAGTTGCAGGCGCGGCGGGGAAGGGGCGATGGACATGACAGGCTCGACTGACTTGGAGTTGTGCCTGTGGATAAAGCAATTTCCTGGCCATTGAGTCAGGAACGCTTGCGCAACCCGTTGGCAAACGCCGATTGCAACGCATTGGCGCTCGATCTGGTTCGTGGTCGAGCACCATTTCAGCGCAAAGCCGTTGATCAGGCTCCAGTTTTGCCCGCGAGTGGTTGGTTAAAAAGTGAGCAAACGCTTGCGGCCTAGACAGATCCAGCGACAGCGGTGGTCATGAACGGCTTATCCACAGGTTGCTCCACAGTAATTGTGCGCAAGCCTGGGACCCGGGCATAAGCACTGCGTTGCTTTGTTCTAATGGTGATAAACGCAGTTAACTGTTTGTTTTTAGGCTGAATTTCCGTTTCGTCGGATCAATTGAACGAAAAGTGAACAAATCGCGCAAAGCCGCATGACAGAAGGGTTACAGCGGTGTGTGCTCAGGTTATCCACAAGCGGGTGCACAACAGGTGTGGGCAACTTGCCAACTCGGGGATGCTCTAAAAGATCGCAGCCTTCGGCAGCTACTACAGGGGAACGCATTTCAACTGTAGGAGCTGCCGAAGGCTGCGATCTTTTGATCTTGAATTTATCGCTGCAACAAAATCCGCCCACGGCTCAAGTCAGCAAGTTGCGTTTGCAAGATATCGATCTGCGCTTGCCCCACCGCTAACTTCAACTCCACCCCATTGGCCGTGAAGTTTTCCTCCACCACCAATCCACCGAGATCGGCCACGCGCAACTTCACCAGCGCCAACTCGGCAAATCCACAGGCGCAACTCAGCGACAAACGGCTGATCAGCTCGATTTTTTCCGCCGCTTGCAGGCACTTGTTGGCGCCACCGCCGTAGGCCCGGGCCAAACCGCCGGTGCCCAGTTGAATGCCGCCGTACCAGCGGATCACCAGCACCGCGACCTGATCGCAGTCCTGCGCTTCGATCGCCGCCAGAATAGGGCGTCCGGCAGTGCCGCCCGGCTCGCCGTCGTCAGTGCTGCGGTATTGCGCGCCGAGTTTCCACGCCCAGCAATTGTGCGTGGCATTCAAGTCGCTGTGCTGCTCGAAAAACGCCTGCGCGTCGGTAGGGCTGCTGATCGGTGTCGCCAGAGTGATAAAGCGGCTTTTGCGAATCTCTTCGCGGTACTCGCAAAAACCGCTGAGGGTGAAAGGCATAAACGTCTTATAGAGAAGGAGTGAGGCCGCAGCCTTTGACAATGATGCGGATCAGGTTGTTGCCGGCGTCTTCCATGTCCTGCTTGGTCAACTTGCTGCGCCCGGTGACGCGGCATATCTGCGTGGCGAAGTCGGCATAATGCTGGGTGCTGCCCCACAGCAGGAAAATCAGATGCACCGGATCGACCGGGTCCATTTTGCCTGCATCGATCCACGCCTGAAACACCGCCGCGCGCCCGGTGAACCAGGCGCGGTAGTCCTGATTGAAATATTCGCTCAGGCATTCGCCGCCGCTGATCACTTCCATGGCGAAGATCCGCGAGGCCTGTGGCTGGCGCCGGGAGAATTCCATCTTCGCGCGGATGTAGCGGGTCAGCGCTTCGGCCGGGTCATCCTCGGCAGTGAGGGTGTTGAAGGTGCTGTCCCACAACTCGATGATGTTGCTCAGCACCGCCACATACAAACCGAGCTTGTTGGTGAAGTAGTAATGCAGATTGGCCTTGGGCAGCCCGGCATTCTGCGCGATGGTGTTCATGCTGGTGCCTTTGAACCCGTGACGGGCGAACTCGTCTTCGGCGGCTTTGAGAATGGTCTCTTCGTTCTTCTGACGAATGCGGCTGGCGGGTTTGCCGCCGTGGGCTGGGACTTCAAAGGTCATAGGCACTTCCGGGATTGTCTGTGGGTGCAACCAGTTGCGTTGATAGCGCACCCACAGGCATCCGACAAGTCCTTGCGCGGAAAAACAGTTACGCCTGTTCGATCTTGTTCAACGACGCGGGACTTTTTGCCGCTGTGGTTTTGCCTTCCGGCAACAACAGACACAGGAAGATTGCCGTCAGCCCGCCGCTGGTGATCGCCGAGTCGAACAGGTTCTGCACCAGTTTCGGCAGCAGGTGCAGCAGGTTCGGTTGCGCGGCGATGCCGAGGCCGACGCCGAACGAAGTGGCGATGATCAACATGCTGCGTCGGTCCAGCGGCGACTGCGCGAGAATGCGCACGCCCGCCGCCGCCACCGCGCCGAACATCACCAGCGTTGCACCGCCGAGCACTGGTTTGGGGATCTGTTGCAGCACCGCGCCGATCATCGGGAACAGGCCGAGGCAGAAGAGGATCGCGCCGATGTACAGGCCGACGTAGCGGCTGGCAACGCCGGTCAATTGGATCACGCCGTTGTTCTGCGCGAACGTTGTGTTGGGGAAAGCGCTGAAAGTCGCCGCGATCATGCAACTGACACCATCACCGAGCACGCCACCGCGCAAGCGGCTTATATAAGAAGGGCCGCTGATCGGTTGGCGGGCAAGCATGCAATTGGCGGTGAGGTCGCCGACGGTTTCGATGGTGCTGATCAGATAAATCAACGCGACCGGCAGGAAAGCGGTCCAGTCGTAGGTGAATCCGAACTTGAACGGCGTAGGAAAACTCACCAGCGGCAAGTCAGGCAACGGCTGCGGGACCAGTTTCCCGCTGAACCACGCCACGAGACTGCCGAGCACAAGTCCGATGATGATCGCCGACAGCCGCACCCACGGCGTATTCGAGCGGTTGAGCAGAATGATTGTCAGCAGCACGAACACGCCCAAGGCCAGATTGCCCGGCGCGCCGAAGTCTGGGGCATTGAAGCCGCCACCCAGATCGGTGATGCCGACCTTGATCAGGCTGATGCCGATCAGCGTGATGACGATGCCGGTCACCAGCGGTGTCACCACTCGGCGCAACTGACCGATGAAACGGCTGAGCACGATCTGCACGATTGCGCCGAAAAAGCACACGCCGAAAATCATCGCCAGAATGTCTTCCGGGCTGCCGCCGCGCTGCTTGACCAGAAACCCGGCCGACAGCACCGCACCGAGAAACGCGAAACTGGTGCCTTGCAGACAGATCATCCCCGCGCCAATGCCGAACGGTCGCCGCGCCTGGATAAAGGTGCCGACGCCCGAGACCATCAGCGCCATGCTGATCAGGTACGGTAGATGCGC contains:
- a CDS encoding SDR family oxidoreductase gives rise to the protein MSQAKNALIIGASRGLGLGLVKTLLGDGWQVTATVRNPQKAEALQALGDVRIEKLDMDDQQAVIALSQKLKGETFDLLFVNAGVKGPDVQTPGGATLAEVGQLFFTNAVAPINLAQRFVGQIRDGSGVLAFMSSVLGSVTMPDAPELALYKASKAALNSMTNSFVTQLGEQKLTVLSLHPGWVKTDMGGEGADLDVETSTRGLIDQVNAFTGKGGHHFVNYKGETIAW
- a CDS encoding ABC transporter permease encodes the protein MDIDLLSNIFYAMVRCGTPLLLVALGELICEKSGVLNLGQEGMMLFGAVIGFIVALNSGNLWLGVLLAMLAGMLLSSLFALVALVFNANQVATGLALTIFGVGLSTFVGAAWVGKPLAGFEPLAIPYLSEIPLIGRMLFAQDLLVYLSFALFALVAWVIIKSRVGLIIQAVGENPDAASAMGLPVLTVRTLAVLFGGAMAGLAGAYLSLAYTPMWAENMTAGRGWIALALVVFASWRVWRLLLGAYLFGLASILHLVAQGLGLAIPSSLLAMLPYVATIVVLVMLSRDAVRTRLYAPVSLGQPWQSGH
- a CDS encoding ABC transporter permease — protein: MLLSLEPRGQQSRLMLWCSPLLAAALTLVCGSLLFIALGHDPLQTLHTLLIAPVSDLYGVSELLVKALPILLCALGLAVAYQARIWNIGAEGQLLLGALAGSALAVNVIDMQSRWALVLILLTGTLAGAAWAGLTAWLRTRFNANEILTSIMLNYIALNLLLFCVHGPLKDPAGFNFPESAMFGDASRLALLLEDGRVHAGVYFALLALVAVWVLLQKSFIGFQIKVLGLDKRAAGFVGFREKRLIWLALLISGGLAGLAGVCEVTGPIGQLVPQVSPGYGYAAITVAFLGRLNPLGILFSSLLMALLYIGGESAQMSLNLPQAITQLFQGMMLFFLLACDVLILYRPRLKLRWTRRASTPAVTAGAL
- a CDS encoding ABC transporter ATP-binding protein, with amino-acid sequence MSIAPSPPRLQLRQISKRYPGCLANDAIDLSIAPGEIHALLGENGAGKSTLMKIIYGVTQCDSGEMLWEGQRVQMRNPAQARQLGIGMVFQHFSLFETLSVAQNIALAMGAAAGTPKQLEPKIREVSRRYGMALEPERLVHSLSIGERQRVEIVRCLMQDIRLLILDEPTSVLTPQEADELFITLRRLADEGCSILFISHKLGEVRALCHSATVLRGGRVAGHCEPAECSDQQLAQMMVGEAAALIGEYPKVSGGAAFLQVQGLSWHNPDPFGCSLTDIDLQVRSGEIVGIAGVAGNGQDELLALLSGEQPLPRAQAATLRFADRNVADLRPDARRKLGLAFVPAERLGHGAVPELSLADNALLSAFQQGLVSHGLIQRSKVEALAQQIIQRFGVKTWDTQTAARSLSGGNLQKFILGREILQQPKLLIAAHPTWGVDVGAAATIHRALIALRDAGAAILVISEDLDELFQISDRLGALCGGRLSALQDTGATQLSDVGAWMAGQFDHSPRAASV
- a CDS encoding IMPACT family protein: MPFTLSGFCEYREEIRKSRFITLATPISSPTDAQAFFEQHSDLNATHNCWAWKLGAQYRSTDDGEPGGTAGRPILAAIEAQDCDQVAVLVIRWYGGIQLGTGGLARAYGGGANKCLQAAEKIELISRLSLSCACGFAELALVKLRVADLGGLVVEENFTANGVELKLAVGQAQIDILQTQLADLSRGRILLQR
- a CDS encoding TetR/AcrR family transcriptional regulator, which codes for MTFEVPAHGGKPASRIRQKNEETILKAAEDEFARHGFKGTSMNTIAQNAGLPKANLHYYFTNKLGLYVAVLSNIIELWDSTFNTLTAEDDPAEALTRYIRAKMEFSRRQPQASRIFAMEVISGGECLSEYFNQDYRAWFTGRAAVFQAWIDAGKMDPVDPVHLIFLLWGSTQHYADFATQICRVTGRSKLTKQDMEDAGNNLIRIIVKGCGLTPSL
- a CDS encoding purine permease, with the translated sequence MQPDSDSSSELIYGLNDRPKPLAAILAALQHVLASFVGIITPPLVIGSALGLTAHLPYLISMALMVSGVGTFIQARRPFGIGAGMICLQGTSFAFLGAVLSAGFLVKQRGGSPEDILAMIFGVCFFGAIVQIVLSRFIGQLRRVVTPLVTGIVITLIGISLIKVGITDLGGGFNAPDFGAPGNLALGVFVLLTIILLNRSNTPWVRLSAIIIGLVLGSLVAWFSGKLVPQPLPDLPLVSFPTPFKFGFTYDWTAFLPVALIYLISTIETVGDLTANCMLARQPISGPSYISRLRGGVLGDGVSCMIAATFSAFPNTTFAQNNGVIQLTGVASRYVGLYIGAILFCLGLFPMIGAVLQQIPKPVLGGATLVMFGAVAAAGVRILAQSPLDRRSMLIIATSFGVGLGIAAQPNLLHLLPKLVQNLFDSAITSGGLTAIFLCLLLPEGKTTAAKSPASLNKIEQA